The Halorubrum sp. BV1 genome contains the following window.
ACTTCCATCGATCGAATCGTCGTCGAGTTGGTCGACTATCATGTCCGTGTAGCCACGGATAACGTTGAACTCGTTGCGAATATTGTGTCGGAAGACTCTCAGCAGGACGGTGTTGAGCTGCTGTTGACGGACGAGATTCTGTTCTCGTTTCTTTTGGTCGGTAATGTCGATGACGCCACCTCTGTAGCCCTTGATGGCTCCCTCGTCATCGGTGAGGGCGGTCACGCTGTCGGACACCCATCGAATCTCTCCATCAGCAGTTCGGACGCGATATTCGAACTGATCGAGTTCGCCGACCGACGTGAGGGTTTCAGAATACGTCGCATACGTGTCTGGATCCACAAATACCTCGTCTTCGATACTGTCTACCGCCGCGCACAGCTCCTCGCCACTCTCGTAGCCGAGCAGATCTGCAAACGCCGGATTCGCCATGGCATACTCGTCGAGTGTGGCAGTCGTCGTGTAGATGCCTTCGATTGCATTTTCAAAGAGCTGCTGATACTGTTCTTCCAGTTCCGAGGCGAGTTCCAGCGTGCCCCGGGTGGTTTTTTCCAGTTCTTCTTGCAGGGCTTCCTTTTCCTCAGTCCGTTGTTCCAATTGCATGGCTTCGATTTCGCGGCCGAGGAGGCGTGCAACCAGTTCGATGAACAGCTTCTCCTCGGTAGTAAATCCCTCCTCCCGAGGCGTTCGTTGGATAAAACAGACAGTCCCGTAGACCTCTCCACGCACGAACATCGTGGTTCCGAGATAACAATCGATGTCGTGTTCCTTGTAGGCCGGATCGTTTTGCCATCCCTGCTCTGGGGCATTCGAAATCGCAACGGGCGAGGGCTCCTGAACCGTATGGCGACAGTAGGTTTTGTCGCGGTCGAGCCTGGTTCCTTCCGGGAGCAGATCGGAATCATTGCCGACGCTGACAAGTATCTCGTCAGTTGTACTATCGTTGGGATGGCGCTGGATGTGGCCATTTGTGACTCCGAGATACTCTCTGCCTATTGCGAGGACGTGCCGTTGTTTCTCCTCTAACGCCAATTCGTCATCATCCATCACCTCGTAGATCCGCTGGGTTGGTGGCGTTTTGTCCGCCGAGCCATTCTTAGTAGTCATCGGTTCAGGTCTCCCAGTATGGTTTCGTCACCCATTATCCTCAGTGATAAGCAGGGGTGTGCCCCCACTGCCCGTGATTTCGAACCGTGCTCCACCGTCAGCTCCGTCCGTCACGTCAATCTCCCACTGATGGGCTTCGACGATCCGCTTGACGATCGCCAGTCCGAATCCTGTTCCGCTCGAATTCGTTGTATATCCCTGCTCAAAGATGTCGTTCCGCGCCTCCGGCGGGATACCCGGTCCAGTGTCTTCGACGTAAAAGCCATCGTCCAACCGACCGACCGTGACGGTAACCGACTCACCACTGTGTTCGATGGCGTTCCGGAACAGATTTTCAAAGACTTCGACCAGCCGGCTTCGATCCGCTTCGAGGTGCCCGAGTGATTCAGTCCGGAGGGTGGCATTGGCTCTTGAAATTGAGTTCCACGCGTCGCGAGCGGTCTCTTCGAGGCGAATTGATTCGGTTTCCCCGACTGCCTTCCCTTGCCGTGAGAGTTCGAGAACATCCTCGATGATGGCTTCGATCCTATCAAGGGCTGTTTTTGCCGGGTCGAGATTGGTACTGTCACATTCCGCCTCTGCGAGGGCCACGCGTCCGTTTGCCACGTTCAGTGGATTCCGTATGTCATGAGAGATAATACTCGCAAACTCATCAAGACGGTCGCGTTCCCGGCGGAGCGTCGTTTCAGCCCGAATTTGGTAGAGGGCAGACGTCACATGGTTGGCAAGCAAGTTGAGGAGTTCCTCATCATGGTCGTCGAATGCGTCTGGTTCGGTCGCAAACACCTGAATCAGACCTACGTCGTCAAGTGAGACGCCTAACAGTGCACGAAGATCCTTGCGTGCGTCCTCCCTCAGTCCCGGGGTTGCAGTTTTGGGGGAGTTGGATGAGTTATCTACGTTTACATCTAGTGGTGCCGTTCCTCGCATCTCGGTTACGTCATCCACGCGAAGAACCTCGTCAGATCGATAGGTTCGCCCGGCAAATCCAGTGTCAACTGGGACCGGATTGTACTGCTCCAGCGATTCATCACGCGAACTAGCGGTCGGGACAAGGTGATCGACTTCCGCAACGGCAAGATACACACTGGCACCGGGAAAGAGGGCGGCAGCACCGTCGACTGCACGCTGGTAAATTGCTGCTTCTGTGTCGGCATCAGCGATGTCAGTTGCAATCTCGTGAAGCTGAGTGACCTTGGACATGTGCTCCCGCAGTCGGTCTATCGCCTCTTTCCGCTCCGTGATGTCGATGACTCCACCTCTGAACCCGCTCATATCCTCCTGACTATCGGAGAGGGCGGTCACGTTATCCGAGACCCACCGTATCTCGCCATCAACTGTTTTAACTCGATATTCGAACCGCTCAATCTCGCCCATAGACGATAGTAGCTCTGAACACGTTTCGTATCGGTCGGCGTCCACAAAGACGTCCTCCGCAATA
Protein-coding sequences here:
- a CDS encoding ATP-binding protein encodes the protein MTDQIEQLLENAKACADPEVEPTLESINHRVRELQTENERLREENEVLHTELEKTTQGTLQLASELEEQYQQLFETAAEGIYTTTDTLDEYVMANPAFADLLGYESGEKLCEAVDSIAEDVFVDADRYETCSELLSSMGEIERFEYRVKTVDGEIRWVSDNVTALSDSQEDMSGFRGGVIDITERKEAIDRLREHMSKVTQLHEIATDIADADTEAAIYQRAVDGAAALFPGASVYLAVAEVDHLVPTASSRDESLEQYNPVPVDTGFAGRTYRSDEVLRVDDVTEMRGTAPLDVNVDNSSNSPKTATPGLREDARKDLRALLGVSLDDVGLIQVFATEPDAFDDHDEELLNLLANHVTSALYQIRAETTLRRERDRLDEFASIISHDIRNPLNVANGRVALAEAECDSTNLDPAKTALDRIEAIIEDVLELSRQGKAVGETESIRLEETARDAWNSISRANATLRTESLGHLEADRSRLVEVFENLFRNAIEHSGESVTVTVGRLDDGFYVEDTGPGIPPEARNDIFEQGYTTNSSGTGFGLAIVKRIVEAHQWEIDVTDGADGGARFEITGSGGTPLLITEDNG